In Capricornis sumatraensis isolate serow.1 chromosome 18, serow.2, whole genome shotgun sequence, one genomic interval encodes:
- the LOC138094450 gene encoding Golgi phosphoprotein 3-like: MLTERETWNPLKLHYQLRNVWERLAKNLVKKGVLTTKKQSFLLFDMTTHPVTNNSIKQRLIKKVQEAVLDKWVNDPHRMDKRLLALLYLAHASDVLENMFAPLLDEQYNVATSRVRQLLDLDPEVECLKAGTNEVPWAVVAAFTK; encoded by the exons ATGCTGACAGAACG TGAGACATGGAATCCATTAAAACTGCATTATCAGTTAAGAAACGTGTGGGAACGATTAGCTAAAAACCTGGTGAAAAAGGGCGTACTGACAACGAAGAAACAGAGCTTCCTTCTCTTTGACATGACGACGCACCCCGTCACCAACAACAGCATTAAGCAGCGCCTCATCAAGAAGGTGCAGGAAGCCGTTCTCGACAAGTGGGTGAACGACCCTCACCGCATGGACAAGCGCCTGCTGGCCCTCCTCTACCTGGCCCATGCCTCGGACGTCCTGGAGAACATGTTCGCGCCCCTGCTGGACGAGCAGTACAACGTAGCCACCAGCCGGGTGCGGCAGCTCCTGGACTTGGACCCGGAGGTGGAGTGTCTCAAGGCCGGGACCAACGAGGTGCCGTGGGCGGTGGTGGCCGCCTTCACCAAGTGA